From the genome of Nitrospirota bacterium:
AACAGACCAAATGACAAAAAGGTCGCCCGCTATCGACTCCCGATCGGGCCGCCACCACAAGCACGCAAACACAGAGGACTCATGTCGAGGCCTTGATTGAGAACCAGGAGGATCCAATGCGTTCTGTAATTGCCGCAATGATGATAGCCACGATCGGATTCGGAAATCCGGTGTGGGCCTATGAAGAAATCACCGTGACGGACGGAGGCAGTATCACGGGCACCGTGACCCTCGAAGGCCAGGTCCCCAAGCCGAAGGGCTACAATCTCACGACCCTGCCGGACCAATTCTATTGCGGACGCATTTCTGATGGGCAGGGCTGGCGCATCCTGCAGCCGTTCCAGGTCGGGCCGGCTGGCGAGTTCCGCGAGGTGGTGGTCTATTTAGAGGGAATCGACAAAGGCAAGCCCTTC
Proteins encoded in this window:
- a CDS encoding carboxypeptidase regulatory-like domain-containing protein, giving the protein MRSVIAAMMIATIGFGNPVWAYEEITVTDGGSITGTVTLEGQVPKPKGYNLTTLPDQFYCGRISDGQGWRILQPFQVGPAGEFREVVVYLEGIDKGKPF